The following nucleotide sequence is from Triticum dicoccoides isolate Atlit2015 ecotype Zavitan chromosome 7B, WEW_v2.0, whole genome shotgun sequence.
acctcgatatatcAATTGAATGAAATGTTTTTTATCGAAAAAAAATGTGAGTCCACCAAACGGTAGGAATTCATTGGAAAAGTAGTCCAACTTTGAAAAGCAAATCACTCGTACCCGACGTAGCCGAGCAGATCAAAGGTTAGCACCACCCATGTCGCCCTAATCGTATATCAAGCAGCACCAATCGTAAAGCTGTGGCCTCCAGATCTTTCTGGAAGGCTCAAGACCCCAACCGATCTGTCCAGAACCTTCTAAACCCGTTTCCCATCCCCTCCCCCAAGAAATCTCCCCCGCTCCCCACTTACAAAACCCCCTCCATTTCGCATCCCGTCTCGCTCACCACAAGAATCCAAAATCacagcagaagagagagagagaaagaggagagagagaagagagagaccatGGCCTCCGCCGTCGTTTGCAAGGGCGAGGGTGCCGCGCCGGCGGCCAGCCTCCTCAAGTCCGCTGCTCCCGTGGCCTTCGGCGCGGTCCActcccccgccgtcgccgccgcccgccgcccgtacAACACCCGGGTCAAGGAGGTCAGCCgctacgacgacgacgacgacgactacagCGGTTGCGACCTCGTCATCCCCAGCTTCTTCTCGCAGGGTATGCTTCCCTTCCCCACCTGTGGTGCACCGTTTCTTTGCCTTCGTTCTGAAGTATCAACATCGCAGCGTTCTGATCTGCTTTTGGTGTCCTCGGTGTTGATTCTGCAGACGTGCTCGACCCGCTCGGCGCGCCGACCAGCATGGCCCGTCTGCTGTCTCTGATGGAGGACGTCGCAACTCAGAACGGCAGCCTCTCCTCCACTGCTGGTGCTGGGGCGTCGCGGCTCTGACGCTGGGTGGCCAAGGAGGACGATGACGCGGTGTACCTCAAGGTGCCGATGCCGGGGCTGACCAAGGAGCACGTGAAGGTGCGCGTGGACAAGAACATCCTggtgatcgagggcgagggcgagaagcAGCCCTGGGACGGCGACGACGACTCCGCGGTGCCAAGGTACAACCGCCGCATCGAGATGCCCGCCGACGCGTACAAGATGGACAAGATCAAGGCCGAGATGCAGAATGGCGTGCTCTGGGTCACCCTGCTCAAGGTCAAGGAGGAGGAGCGCAAGGACGTCTTCCACGTCAAGGTCGAGTAGGTAGTGCTCGTGGAGGATGGCCGGCGCGAGAGTGTGAGAGACGCCTTGTTGATGTGGTCATGTTTGGTGTGTGTCTTCCTTGTTTTGCTTCGTTGATCGTCTTGCATCGAGTAGGTGAAGTTGGCCGCGAGTTTGGCATATGATGAAGTTGCTTTGGTGGTGAAATTGGTCATGCAATTCTGTTGATTTCCTCAAATTTGTGAACTGATTTGGTGCTGAAAATCGTCATGAAACCTTGCTGATCTCCTTAAGTTTGGCGTGCTGGACTAAATTAGTGCTGAAATCGATCATGTACTGCGTTGATTGTCTGAAGTTTGGCTTGATGAACGACCTTGATTGTCTTATGAACTTTGTCATGAACTTTGTCATTAACTTTATTGATTTAGTGGTGAAATTTGTCATGAACTTTGTTTATTGTATCAAGTTTGGCCTGATGAACTAGTCTTAAGCCAGTCTGGCCTGTCTATCTTTTCTCGTCCTTGATCTGTATTGCTTTAAGCTTTCTGCAAAAAGCTGTGCATTCATGCCAACTCTCTGAAAATTTGACTGGTCTCCTCGAGTTTGACGTCATGGAGTTGGTGAACTGGCAGTTACAGGTTGTGCTTATCCTTGAATTATTTGTGCTGAAATTTTTGCTGGTCTGATCTCCTCGAATTTTGTGTGCTTATCCTTGAGTTTAACTTCGTGTAAAAACTGCATCTGTTCCAGTTCGTAGTTATAGGGTTCTTCCGTGGACTGTCACATGAGATAGGCGTTTGTTTCTTTATGTCCTGCTTCGTTGATCTTCTCAAGTTTAATGTGACGAACTGATTTGGTGGCTCCCTGAATGTTTTGTGTTGATCCTATGTGTTTACTTCTTGATATTATCATATATACTTTGGTGGAGAAGTTGATCCTGAACTCTGTCAATTTTCCAAAAATAAAAAAGTATGGTTAACTATTTTGCTGGTGAAAATTCGTCATTAAACTTTGTTGATTCGTCATTAAATTAGCAAGTACACTACTATTTTCATGTGAGACCAACACTTGAATGCACAAGTAACAAAATGCAAAAATGTGACTCCACTCAAAATTATGCACTTAAGTTATGACCTTACTCCTAATATTTTAGTTTTGTAGTAACGCACGGGCATTGTGCTAGTTTGTATAATTTCTTTGGGTTAAACTAACACTGGAAATGACACTAATCCACCCAGGAGCTTTTTATTTTGAGCACACCATCTTCTTTCAGTTTCTGGACCCAATTCTGAGCTGTACAGCAAATACCCTGTATCAGTGGCGAATCTAGCACGGAAATGAAGGGTAGGCTCAAAGCAAATTCCTAGGTCTAATTAGCAATGTATTGCAATTATTGGATGTATAAAACACCTCGGCATAATTGGCAAGTTGTATATTTAGTTGAAATAGGATCTTTGGAGGGTAGGCTTCAGCCTATTGAAGCCCCCCTAATAGAATCGCCACTGCCCTGTATATGGTTCCAAACTGTTTGAAAATTGGTACACTTGTACACCTTAGTACGATAACACCCCTAGGCATCACCCACACACCGACCCTTACCTAGTTTGCTTTGTAGCTGCTGTCAAAGTTTGCTACAGCAAAGTGTTTGCGATTGCAGAATGCAATTCAGTGCACCTGGAACACAGGGAGACAACTCCTAGCGCATACTCTGCACACCTCACACactagaaacggtgctaagcaccaaCAATGGGCCAGGGCTCTTGGCCGTCGTGATCACGCCACTGGCATGCAGAGAGCACGCTCTGCATGCTAGCGCGCACCTGACCCAACGGCTTCGTCGCGTTCCGCGTCCCCGGCTCGCCATCGCTCGCAGGACGCCACCCGCACGCCTCTGCAAACCCCCTCGACGCCCTACAACTAGCCCCGCTAGACTCGCCGGAAGACGCGGCGCCGCTCACGTATGACGCGCCGCAGTCGTCGTCTTCCTGCACAGCCCGGACAGTCGCAGCCACGAGCTCGCAAGCACTCACACGGACCCGCCAAGTCCCCCAATACGGCTTGGCAGAGTCCGGCGTGATCACAACTGATCTGAGCTTATCCGCGGTGGTGCCATGTCCGCAACACCCACACGGCGGGTATAAAAGGCCCACACTTCACTCGCACCACCTCCTCCCTTCTCTCACACATCACACAAGCCATTGAGCACGCCCAGGATGGCCTGCCGCCGCAGAATCGAGCGAAACTCCGCCGCTTGGGCGCCCTCGCCTGCAAGGATTTTCCTCGACCCcaaccacaccaccaccaccacttaggATTGCCATACCTCACAGACCAAAAGCCCCACGGAGCTTCCCCAAATCTGCGACGCTTTGCTGGAGTTCGCCGGAGCCCGAAGACCGTCGCCACCGGAGAGGAAGGAAATGATGCTATCACGACGTCTTCGGAGGAGCTACGAATACGAGGAGGATCGCCCACTTTGCGTCGTTCCAACGCACCCACCCCCGTGCTCCGCCGTGCCCTCTACGCCGATGAATGGCCACCGGTGAGCCACTGCTCCAATGACCGTGCAATTTTAAACAAAaacctgacaggtggggcccacctATCGGCGACTCATTTCCACCCCGAAGCGGCACGTAAGTGGAGGCGCATTTCTGAAATACGCCTTCAACGTGGACACCATGGGGTTTTCTGTTTAAatcgtttttgttttattttaattgTTTTGTTGACCCAACTTTGACGAGTGATAACTTTTAAATTATAGGACCTTTTTATTTGATTGTTTTTCTAATTTTTAATGAAATTCTTTATTTGTTGATTAAATTTGGGATTTATTTGACCTGTTTGGAATTTATGGGCAAAATATTTGACTTTATGTGTTATTTACAAAAGCAATTTTAAATTATTTCCGGAAGGAATTAATACATGACGTGAAGATTAGGAGTTGTGTTGCAGTTCACTTGAGCAAAGCAAGCTACCACCTCCATTTGCTTGATGGCATTGTAGGCCATGGGTTAAAATTTGTAATTTCTTCATTTTATGGTAGTAACTAAATTAAGTTTTAGATTATTTTTGTGCTAGAATGTTTTCCATGCTAGTGTCATTTGTTtagatacactagtagaaaaagggccattcgcCGGTTCTTGAGGGCTATTTgtcccggttcccgaaccgggactaaagggtcgtaacTAAAGCCctctacctttagtcccggttcgatcggGAACCGGGACAGATAGGGCTCCACGTGGCTGGAGCGGCTTGCCCATGCAGGGGGGCCTtttgtcccagttggtgccaccaaccgggaccaaaaggatgGGTTTTTTNNNNNNNNNNNNNNNNNNNNNNNNNNNNNNNNNNNNNNNNNNNNNNNNNNNNNNNNNNNNNNNNNNNNNNNNNNNNNNNNNNNNNNNNNNNNNNNNNNNNNNNNNNNNNNNNNNNNNNNNNNNNNNNNNNNNNNNNNNNNNNNNNNNNNNNNNNNNNNNNNNNNNNNNNNNNNNNNNNNNNNNNNNNNNNNNNNNNNNNNNNNNNNNNNNNNNNNNNNNNNNNNNNNNNNNNNNNNNNNNNNNNNNNNNNNNNNNNNNNNNNNNNNNNNNNNNNNNNNNNNNNNNNNNNNNNNNNNNNNNNNNNNNNNNNNNNNNNNNNNNNNNNNNNNNNNNNNNNNNNNNNNGGGTTAATTTagaggtttcatatattgtgttagctagctaatagacaagagtgtcctctcttatctctgtgcttggtcgacgctacgtatagagaggactcgacacactagctagctagtaagcaaatgaaggaaaccattaaaatACAGAAGAGATCTCTTACGTCCCTtaacatctgaactcaacttccacatggtattctacgTGTTTGTCGAtgccgtggtcaagaaagaatcccaccaattcctcttgaattgctcgtatgcgatcttgcGGTAGGAGGTCATCCCGCGTCTGCCTCATCTATtttcaagaagggggtcaatacacatatatgaatgaaactgaacacaaatgatagtaataaaataaaattatgaatattattgcttacgcacttcatattgttgtttagattagccccgctcacaggtggtgcggtggatgaactcgcaaatgtagtatccacacaaatcatttccgggttcctgccacaaccactttacaagaaatagaggtcaatcgaactaataagcaagcatgctaaaatgGTAttaatgaaactagctagaatcaatgggagatgcgcggaactagctagtagctagtacttactttcgggtggtcaAATCGCAGTTgcgccggcagtcccggagcttgtgcggtgaactttttccaaaccctgccagacaaaaaaaaaaacaattacttgatatcaggaaatgaacaaagttgccgatatggtgcgataatgatcgattgaacttacttctcgagcattttagtcatggtcgcatactcctccggattttttcgattggagtctatgacggttactagtccctgctcaagcttagtgTCTGGTAGAATAAAGTGGAACCTGCTTtttcgcatgcataactcatcaattacattactataacctcgagtaataagggaaaccgaatatgcacaagacagtaacactcacttgtattcgtaaggaaagagtattgtagctttgttttgatttcgaagtaacgATGCGAGCAACTTGGCCTCGGTTTGTCTGGCATCATGTTTAacactccattcatccatgagatttgtgttaatgaacccaatatcacctacttGTCTTCTCTTCAATATGGCGATCTTCAatatgcataatatagtgaggataattatatgtacatgcaatgaaagagctgagctatatatagacacttaactaattacagagaagtagtacttacagacagtagcaagtgatgattgttttatcgagggctgatagcctctttcgataagtaagagtgtcgaacccaacgaggagctaaaggtagaacaaaatactctctcaagtcctatcggccactgatacgactctacacacgcttgatgttcgctttacctagaacaagtatgaaactagaagtactttgtaggtgtgataggataggtttgcaagataataaagagcacgtaaataaaaagtaggggctgtttagataaagaagcaataaagtaaatatagcgagtgtggaaaagtggtggtaggagttgtggaattgtccataagcaattgactacgttactagaccggtaatcactattgcaattctatttgagggagatgcataagctaagatactttctctacttggatcatatgcacttatgattggaactttagcaagcatccgcaactactaaagattcattaaggcaaaacccaaccatagcattaaagcatcaagtcccctttatcccatacgcaacaatccccttactcgggtttgtgtttcagtcactcgcgcaacccactataagcgaatcatgaacgcatcgcaacaccctacaacgggaatccctcacgcttgcgtgacacggagggcaccataggacagcacaaataataaaacatgcaactcaaaccaatcatagcaattcatcaataacCGGTAGGACAATGaatatctactcagacatcataggatggcaacacatcattggaaaataatatgaagcataaagcaccatgttcaagtagagggtacaacgggttgcgggagagtggaccgctggatatagatgggggaaggtgatggagatgttggggaagatgatggcggtgttggtgaagatcgcggtgatgatgatggcccccggtggctttccggcaccaccggaagcaaggggagagagcccccttcttcttcttcttccttgaccttctccctagatgggagaagggtttcccctctggtccttggctcccatggcgtgggaggggcgagagcccctccgaaattggatctatctctcggtttctgcgttctggaattctgccctgggaCCGCTTccgttatatctggagatccgtaacttcgattggattgaaaccttcgcccaggtcGTTTTCCAAaagttagctttcttgcggccaaagaagggcatcaaccgccttacgggtggcccacgagatagggggcgcgcccacctggagtggtggcgtgggccactcccgtggccacctcgggcaccgtttcgcgttgattcttcctcccaaaaatcacaaatattccaaaataattctccgtccgtgtttatcccgtttggactccgtttgatattgggtttctgcgaaacataaaacatgcaacaaacaggaactagcactgggcactggatcaatatgttagtcccaaaaaacaatagaaaaagttgccaaaagtatatgaaagttggataacattggcatggaacaatcaaaaattatagatacaccggagacgtataagcatccccaagcttaattcctgctcgtcctcgagtaggtaaatgataaaaaaataatttttgatgtggaatgctacctagcataatcttgatcatatgtcgaatcatggcatgaatattaagacatgagtgattcaaagaaatagtctatcatttgacataaaagcagtaatacttcgagcataccaataaagcaatcatgtcttttcaaaacaacaaggccaaagcaagcttatccccacaaaatcatatagtttggccatgcttcattttcgtcacacaaaatgcccccatcatgcacaaccccgatgacaagctgagcaattggttcgtactttttaacgcgcttcagctttttcaaccctcacgcaatacatgagcgcaagccatggatatagcactataggtggaatagaatataatgatggaggggtttatgtggagaagacaaaaaaggagaaagtctcacatcgacacggctaatcaacgggctatggagatgcccatcaattgatgtccacatgaggagtagggattgccatgcaacagatgcactagaggtataaatgaatgttcaacaaaagaaaactagtgggtgtgcatccaacttgcttgctcacgaagacctagggcatttgaggaagcccatcgtaggaatatacaagccaagttctatcatgaaaaatttcccactagtatatgaaaatgacaacctatgagactcactatgaaaaacatggtgctactttgcagcacaagatatgagactcactacatgaagaacatggtgctactttgaagcacaagtgtgtaaaaagagatagtaacattgcccctttttatttattttctttttttctttttctttttctttttttcttttttttctttggcctttcttttttttgccctttttctttttttttctttttggaaacaatgctctaataatgatgatcatcacacttttattgattacaacatatgaattacaactcaaaactagaacaagatatgactctatatgaatgcctccggcggtgtaccgggatgatgcaatgaatcaagagtgacatgtatgaaaaattatgcatggtggctttgccacaaatacgatgtcaactacatgatcatgcaatggcaatatgacaaaagtaatgtatgtcatgatgatgattaacggaacggtggaaagttgcatggcattatatctcggaatggctatggaaatgccatgataggtaggtatggtggctgttttgaggaagatataaggaggcttatgtgatagagcgtatcatatcacggggtttggatgcaccggtgaagtttgcaccaactctcgaggtgagaaagggcaatgcacggtaccgaagaggctagcaatgatgaaaaggtaaaagtacgtataatccatggactcacattagtcataaagaactcatatacttattgcaaaagtttattagccctcaaagcaaagtactactatgcatgcccctagggggatatattggtaggaaaagaccatcgctcgtccccgaccgccactcataaggaagacaatcaaagaaacaccccatgcttcaaatttgtcacacaacggttaccatacgtgcatgctacaggacttgcaaacctcaacacaagtgtctctacaatccacaaccacccactagcatgactctaatatcaccatatttatatcacaaaactgttgcacggaatcaaacatatcatatccagcgatctataagtttatgtaggattttctgactaaccatgtgaatgaccaattcgtgTCATCTCtcttaaattgatataagtgaagcaagagagttaaattctttctacaaaagatatgcccatgctctaataaatataagtgaagcaaaagagcattctacaaatggcggttgtctatgtgaagagaaacaggcaatctaaacttcaaatgatataagtgaagcacgtgaagcattgtataaagctatactcaaaagatttaagtgaagtgcaatgagcattctataaatcaaccaaggactatctcataccagcatggtgcatagaggaaaaatgaaaactaaatgcaaaagacgctccaagacttgcacataatgctgaacgaaacgaatccgaaaacataccgatacttgttgaagaaagaggggatgtcttctggggcatccccaagcatagaagcttgagtctccttgaatacttacttggggtgcctcgggcatccccaagcttaagctcttgcttCTCTtcattttcctcatatcgagacatcctcgattagacactacatccacacaaaacttcaacagaaaactcggtaagatccgttagtataataaaacaaatcaccactctaagtactgtagcaaaccaattcatatcttgttTTTGAATTAagcctactgtaatatagcttttccatggcttaatccactaatataaattgatagattcatcaaaacaagccaactatgcatcaaaaacagaatctgtcaaaaacagaacagtctgtagcaatctgaacatccaccatacttatggtaccccaaaacttctaccaaaattaggaaaaataaaaaagttgtacataaatacagtgcaaaaagaatcagaaccaattgacatttcagttaaaaatgtaaaatcgcgcactacagacaaagtttctgtcctgcaccgtacaaaccaacaagcattgtaaacatcctaaaggcaaaccttagcacattatttttataatacaatgaaattttacaaggggataattatttttgatgaaaagtttctataattaagattcacaaagtttccgtgagcatgaacaaagttcaaggagctctcccacttcaacaatgcttgtctctctcactttcactttcctttttgaaaagtttttgggttcccctctttatttttttgtttttaaactatatgaaagcactcaacagaaataaatgactctctaaaacttccgagttgtctccctggcagcgctttctttaaagccattaagctaggcatttagtgctcaagtaatggatccacgcggatcccaaggtatatcaaagccaattttaattaacaatgatttgtgatttagtagtgagcacaaaataacatatatcaagcaatgacgaagtctaactctcttcctatacatcgacatgtcataaaagaacaattcatgcacaccaagtaaaggccaatgcatagtataagcagtttcttgcaattctattgtgttagaaacataaagaggcggagatgtagttcctctctcataataattgcaagtaggagcagcaagcacatgcatattatattcataaaaatcatcatgtgcaatggtaaagggCAACCCataaatataatccttactaagcgcaaacttctccgatatagtgtagtcgggagaattcaaaaagataataggactatcatgcgtgggtgcaatagcaacaatttcatatttaacataaggaactatagcaagttcatctccataagcataattcatattggcatcttgtccacaagcatagcaagcatcatcaaaaaggtatttcaagagaatcaacgggatcataacaatcatcatagcaatcatccttcgg
It contains:
- the LOC119338319 gene encoding 26.2 kDa heat shock protein, mitochondrial-like, which encodes MASAVVCKGEGAAPAASLLKSAAPVAFGAVHSPAVAAARRPYNTRVKEVSRYDDDDDDYSGCDLVIPSFFSQDVLDPLGAPTSMARLLSLMEDVATQNGSLSSTAGAGASRL